Proteins found in one Pseudoxanthomonas sp. SL93 genomic segment:
- a CDS encoding MAPEG family protein, with amino-acid sequence MSIAYWCILVTALLPYLWVFIAKRSGERYNNRNPRAWISKQEGNYKVQRANAAHLNGFEAFPAFVAGVLMAQLAGVPTDTITPLALGFVAARILHGVFYLADRQHLRSLVWLAGMLCAIALMVLAAMRVG; translated from the coding sequence ATGTCCATCGCGTACTGGTGCATCCTGGTCACCGCATTGCTGCCCTACCTGTGGGTCTTCATCGCCAAGCGGTCGGGCGAGCGCTACAACAACCGCAACCCACGGGCGTGGATCAGCAAGCAGGAAGGCAACTACAAGGTGCAGCGCGCCAATGCCGCGCACCTCAACGGCTTCGAAGCGTTCCCGGCGTTCGTGGCCGGCGTGCTGATGGCACAGTTGGCGGGTGTGCCCACGGACACCATCACGCCGCTGGCGCTGGGCTTCGTCGCCGCGCGCATCCTGCACGGCGTGTTCTACCTGGCCGACAGGCAGCACCTGCGCAGCCTGGTCTGGCTGGCGGGCATGCTGTGCGCGATCGCGCTGATGGTGCTGGCGGCGATGCGGGTGGGGTGA
- a CDS encoding M28 family metallopeptidase → MSRKLMLVLAATAALAACKRESTEAPAAPVAATPPPAAAHAFTADISEGDFAELVKTLASDEFEGRAPGSVGEEKTVAYLEAQMKRIGLQPGNNGSYFQDVPMVETTADASTVMKLDVAGKPRDLKFGTDFVVGTRTGQPEVKVEGSEMIFVGYGVDAPEQDWNDYAGQDWKGKTVVMFVNDPGFHGNDEKLFDGKRMTYYGRWTYKYEEAARKGAAAALIIHDTPGASYGWDVVKNSWAGPQYDLPAKDDPEPRVPLQGWLSAEAAKQLFADAGLDLDAAYKAAGQRGFKPVALKSKLSVDLKSTITEKTSRNVVGVLPGSTNPDEAVVYMAHWDHLGKHEGEEGDNIYNGAIDNATGVAGILEIAEAFVHQDPKPARSVVFLAVTLEESGLLGSKYYVAHPTFPHAKIAGVINIDAMSVAGKAKDMVVTGFGSSELEDILKPIAAQQGRTLRGETSVQSGFYFRSDHFNFAKAGVPALYADGGEDLVEGGTDAGKKAAEDYAGHYHGPSDQYYPETWKLDGTVQDLQALYGVGRELATAGKWPNWYDGNPFKAARDRMMQAAPATPAAK, encoded by the coding sequence ATGTCCCGCAAGTTGATGCTGGTGCTTGCCGCCACTGCCGCACTGGCAGCGTGCAAGCGCGAATCCACGGAGGCCCCGGCCGCGCCGGTCGCCGCCACGCCGCCGCCCGCCGCGGCCCACGCCTTCACCGCCGACATCAGCGAGGGCGATTTCGCCGAGCTGGTGAAGACGCTGGCCTCGGACGAGTTCGAAGGCCGCGCGCCCGGTTCGGTGGGCGAAGAGAAGACCGTCGCCTACCTGGAAGCGCAGATGAAGCGCATCGGCCTGCAGCCGGGCAACAATGGCAGCTACTTCCAGGACGTGCCGATGGTGGAAACCACCGCCGACGCCTCCACCGTGATGAAGCTCGACGTCGCCGGCAAGCCGCGCGACCTGAAGTTCGGCACCGACTTCGTCGTCGGCACCCGCACCGGCCAGCCGGAAGTGAAGGTCGAAGGCAGCGAGATGATCTTCGTCGGCTACGGCGTCGATGCGCCGGAGCAGGACTGGAACGACTACGCCGGCCAGGACTGGAAGGGCAAGACGGTCGTGATGTTCGTCAACGACCCGGGCTTCCACGGCAACGACGAGAAGCTGTTCGACGGCAAGCGCATGACGTACTACGGCCGCTGGACGTACAAGTACGAGGAAGCCGCGCGCAAGGGCGCCGCCGCCGCGCTGATCATCCACGACACGCCGGGCGCCAGCTACGGCTGGGACGTGGTGAAGAACTCCTGGGCCGGCCCGCAGTACGACCTGCCCGCCAAGGACGATCCCGAACCGCGCGTGCCGCTGCAGGGCTGGCTGAGCGCCGAGGCCGCCAAGCAGCTGTTCGCCGACGCCGGCCTGGACCTGGACGCCGCCTACAAGGCCGCGGGCCAGCGTGGCTTCAAGCCGGTGGCGCTGAAGAGCAAGCTGTCGGTGGACCTGAAGAGCACCATCACCGAGAAGACCTCGCGCAACGTGGTCGGCGTGCTGCCCGGCAGCACGAATCCCGATGAGGCCGTCGTCTACATGGCCCACTGGGACCACCTGGGCAAGCACGAGGGCGAGGAAGGCGACAACATCTACAACGGTGCCATCGACAACGCCACCGGCGTGGCCGGCATCCTGGAGATCGCCGAAGCCTTCGTCCACCAGGATCCCAAGCCGGCGCGCTCGGTGGTGTTCCTGGCGGTGACGCTGGAGGAATCCGGCCTGCTGGGCTCCAAGTACTACGTGGCGCACCCGACCTTCCCGCACGCCAAGATCGCCGGCGTGATCAACATCGACGCGATGTCGGTGGCCGGCAAGGCCAAGGACATGGTGGTCACCGGTTTCGGCAGCTCGGAACTGGAAGACATCCTGAAGCCGATCGCCGCCCAGCAGGGCCGCACGCTGCGCGGCGAGACCTCGGTGCAGAGCGGTTTCTACTTCCGCTCGGATCACTTCAACTTCGCCAAGGCCGGCGTGCCCGCGCTGTATGCCGATGGCGGCGAAGACCTGGTGGAAGGCGGTACCGATGCCGGCAAGAAGGCGGCCGAGGACTATGCCGGCCACTACCATGGCCCCAGCGACCAGTACTACCCGGAAACGTGGAAGCTGGACGGCACCGTGCAGGACCTGCAGGCGCTGTACGGCGTGGGCAGGGAGCTGGCCACCGCCGGCAAGTGGCCCAACTGGTACGACGGCAACCCGTTCAAGGCCGCACGCGACAGGATGATGCAGGCCGCGCCGGCGACTCCCGCGGCGAAGTAA